In Tiliqua scincoides isolate rTilSci1 chromosome 1, rTilSci1.hap2, whole genome shotgun sequence, the following are encoded in one genomic region:
- the CFL2 gene encoding cofilin-2, translating into MASGVTVNDEVIKVFNDMKVRKSSTPEEIKKRKKAVLFCLSDDKKQIIVEESKQILVGDIGDTVDDPYTSFVKLLPLNDCRYALYDATYETRESKKEDLVFLFWAPESAPLKSKMIYASSKDAIKKKLTGIKHEWQVNGLDDIKDRSTLGEKLGGNVVVSLEGKPL; encoded by the exons ATG gCTTCTGGAGTAACAGTGAATGATGAAGTTATCAAGGTGTTTAATGATATGAAAGTACGAAAATCTTCAACGccagaagaaattaaaaaaaggaagaaagctgTTCTTTTCTGTTTAAGTGATGACAAAAAACAAATAATTGTAGAAGAATCAAAGCAGATACTTGTTGGTGACATTGGCGACACAGTGGATGACCCCTACACATCCTTTGTGAAGCTGTTACCTCTGAATGATTGCCGATATGCTTTGTATGATGCAACATATGAAACAAGGGAATCCAAAAAAGAAGACCTGGTGTTTTTATTCTG GGCTCCAGAAAGTGCCCCTCTAAAAAGTAAGATGATCTACGCAAGCTCTAAAGATGCCATTAAAAAGAAATTAACAG gtattAAACATGAGTGGCAAGTAAATGGTTTGGATGATATTAAAGACCGTTCAACGCTGGGAGAGAAACTAGGTGGCAATGTGGTGGTTTCACTTGAAGGGAAACCTTTATAA